In a single window of the Olivibacter sp. SDN3 genome:
- a CDS encoding AAA family ATPase — protein sequence MENLIIKNFGPIINAQIELKRINIFIGTTSSGKSTVAKLATIFKSGQFAVSNNPFGEFKKLLSNYNIEYNIGSDTYIGFEHDSYTYEIKNNSFIINTSHFDQPRLNAIYIPAERVFFSTLSQSIFSLINSDIALPKWLIDFGAKFEKARSAIKTFPIDFLNAKYELRDGTDYIVLPNQTAIKLAQASSGIQSILPLLLVVEYNTKNTKNGGDDLFVIEEPELNLYPSSQKDLIEFIIEKINASEDQLIITTHSPYLLTSIDNLIQANNVAEHRSEVKEAVEKLVPFPQWVNFEKVACYFFDEGTAKSTLDEELQSIGPSNIDDVSGTISETFEKLLTLKYAE from the coding sequence ATGGAAAATCTTATTATAAAGAATTTTGGCCCAATCATAAATGCTCAGATAGAACTGAAGCGCATTAATATATTTATAGGAACTACATCAAGTGGTAAAAGTACAGTAGCCAAACTTGCAACGATCTTTAAAAGTGGGCAATTTGCTGTCTCAAACAATCCATTTGGTGAGTTCAAAAAGCTGTTGAGCAACTATAACATTGAATATAATATCGGTAGTGATACTTATATAGGTTTCGAACACGACAGCTATACTTACGAGATCAAGAATAACAGTTTTATTATCAATACGAGCCACTTTGATCAACCCCGTTTAAACGCAATCTATATTCCGGCCGAACGTGTGTTCTTTTCTACCCTATCACAATCCATTTTCAGCTTGATAAACAGCGACATAGCACTGCCTAAATGGCTAATCGATTTCGGGGCAAAATTTGAAAAAGCCAGAAGTGCAATCAAGACCTTTCCCATAGATTTTCTAAATGCAAAATACGAGCTGCGCGATGGTACAGATTATATTGTCCTCCCAAACCAAACAGCTATAAAACTCGCACAGGCATCCAGTGGCATCCAATCCATCTTGCCGCTGTTACTAGTCGTGGAATATAACACCAAGAATACAAAAAATGGTGGGGATGACCTGTTTGTAATAGAGGAACCGGAACTTAATCTATATCCATCTTCCCAGAAGGATCTCATTGAGTTCATTATAGAGAAAATAAATGCCTCGGAAGATCAACTGATTATTACAACGCATAGCCCCTATCTGTTAACCTCCATTGACAATCTGATTCAGGCAAATAATGTTGCGGAACACAGGTCTGAGGTGAAGGAGGCTGTTGAAAAATTGGTTCCTTTTCCCCAATGGGTTAATTTTGAGAAGGTGGCATGCTATTTCTTTGATGAAGGTACTGCAAAATCAACATTGGATGAGGAGCTGCAATCTATCGGTCCATCCAACATCGATGATGTATCAGGAACAATAAGTGAAACATTTGAGAAATTACTGACCTTGAAATACGCAGAATAA
- a CDS encoding DUF4917 family protein yields the protein MYKKITFQEALEISSVCNKRHLLIGNGFSIACRKDIFRYDSLYQQADFQKINPEIKEVFDHLGTKDFELVIKHLNYAIHVLTIYDPKNLYLITSLKNDVDELKSILVNTIANSHPENPSEILEEEYQNCRNFLSNFNNCYTLNYDLLLYWTFMHFQETKELRSDDGFRTPDNGQANFVTWDIEKTDGQNLFYLHGALHLFDSGAELQKYTWINTGIRLVEQIRNALNTDLYPLFVSEGTSREKTDRIMHSNYLSRGLRSFSHIGGCLFIYGHSLADNDDHILKLIPNCSIKSLFISLYGDITSESNKEIITKAERLLAKRKKKGYIELHFFDAESARVWG from the coding sequence ATGTACAAAAAAATCACTTTTCAGGAAGCTTTAGAAATAAGTTCAGTTTGTAACAAAAGGCACCTTCTTATAGGCAACGGTTTTAGTATAGCTTGTCGAAAAGACATCTTCCGTTACGATTCATTATATCAACAAGCCGATTTCCAAAAGATAAATCCTGAAATAAAGGAAGTTTTTGACCATTTAGGAACAAAGGATTTTGAGCTAGTAATTAAACATTTGAATTATGCAATACATGTTTTAACTATTTATGATCCCAAGAACCTGTATCTTATTACAAGTTTGAAAAATGATGTGGACGAACTTAAAAGTATTTTGGTTAATACTATAGCTAATAGCCATCCAGAGAACCCTTCTGAAATTTTAGAAGAGGAATATCAGAATTGTAGAAACTTTTTGTCCAACTTTAACAATTGCTATACCCTTAATTATGATCTTTTATTATACTGGACTTTTATGCATTTCCAAGAAACAAAAGAGCTCCGTTCCGATGATGGATTTAGGACGCCTGATAATGGACAAGCTAATTTTGTGACTTGGGATATTGAAAAGACGGACGGACAAAATCTATTCTACTTACACGGGGCTCTACATTTATTTGATTCTGGTGCAGAACTTCAAAAATATACATGGATAAATACAGGCATACGATTGGTTGAACAAATTCGTAATGCACTGAATACAGATTTATATCCATTATTTGTTTCCGAAGGAACCAGTCGAGAGAAAACAGATAGAATTATGCATAGCAATTACCTGTCTAGAGGTCTAAGGAGCTTTAGCCATATTGGTGGTTGTCTTTTTATTTATGGACATTCGTTAGCAGACAATGATGATCATATCTTAAAGTTGATACCCAACTGCAGCATCAAATCATTGTTCATTAGTCTATATGGAGATATTACTTCAGAATCAAATAAAGAGATAATCACAAAAGCTGAGAGACTATTAGCAAAGCGAAAGAAAAAGGGCTATATAGAATTGCATTTTTTTGATGCAGAGTCTGCAAGGGTTTGGGGTTGA
- a CDS encoding NAD(P)-dependent oxidoreductase: protein MKIAVIGTTGFVGKSITNELVNRNHSVTGISRNVNASDKPNLTVVSADVLNVKELAEILKDNEAVVSAYNAGWENPNLYNDFIAGSEAIQEAVKLAGVKRYIVIGGAGSLYISEGVQVVDMPDFPKGFYIGASAARDYHNILKEENELDWVFFSPPFEMNHIETGRTGKYRLGTDFPVFDDDKRSVLSVEDLAVVIADEVEHPKHHQTRFTAAY, encoded by the coding sequence ATGAAAATAGCAGTAATTGGGACAACAGGTTTTGTGGGTAAAAGCATCACAAACGAATTGGTAAATCGAAACCACAGCGTTACCGGAATTTCAAGAAATGTAAACGCATCGGATAAGCCAAATCTGACAGTTGTTTCAGCCGACGTTTTGAACGTAAAGGAACTTGCGGAAATTTTAAAAGACAATGAAGCCGTTGTGAGTGCTTACAATGCAGGTTGGGAAAATCCAAACCTTTACAATGATTTTATTGCAGGTTCAGAAGCCATTCAGGAAGCTGTAAAACTTGCGGGTGTTAAACGCTATATTGTTATTGGAGGTGCAGGAAGTTTGTATATTTCGGAAGGCGTTCAAGTTGTTGACATGCCCGATTTTCCAAAGGGATTTTATATAGGTGCTTCGGCAGCAAGAGATTACCATAACATACTAAAGGAAGAAAATGAATTGGATTGGGTGTTTTTTAGTCCGCCTTTTGAAATGAACCACATAGAAACAGGCAGAACAGGCAAGTATCGTTTGGGAACGGATTTTCCGGTTTTCGACGATGACAAAAGGAGTGTATTGTCGGTTGAAGATTTAGCAGTTGTTATTGCTGATGAGGTTGAACATCCGAAACACCATCAGACAAGATTTACAGCGGCTTACTGA
- a CDS encoding ISL3 family transposase: protein MNATKIIFNSGDSFRVISVDNQIDKLNIYVQSTQKGSACPNCCLVSSRIHSYYTRKFNDLPSFGKSSRILLRARKFYCLTDECPLKVFTERFDNHFRSYQRKTERLQDRLLNIAIEAGGKSGERICGEFSIPVSDTTLLRIIDRAQLPKSNEVVALGVDDWAIRKRERYGSILVDLAANRPIGLLGDREEKTLSGWLKERHKIQVISRDRYGNYQRGSTKGAPQAIQVTDRWHLLKNLGEAVRKILDREHAAMKRVRDVQSEISHASPRILKSMASPRQQEKFREVKRLLQQDIPIREIARRFKMSRITVRKYKHCEELPRKTYISPTGLEEHLGYIKKRKAENPAIQLRQLHTELKGRGYQGAYSTLSDGLARHSLAMGKKKGIKTVLPSDLSLWRPSRSAMLFFNDPKKLSGDEPNILNQLCTASIVLRKSLFFIRQFRQMMFKDQSSSGLQDWIQSVSDSSIPELCGFAKGLRQDFAAIKNAFDLPWSNGPVEGNVNKLKTLKRQMYGRCSLRLLEKRLILAPS, encoded by the coding sequence ATGAATGCCACCAAAATAATCTTCAATTCCGGTGACAGTTTCCGGGTCATTTCTGTAGATAACCAGATCGATAAACTTAATATTTATGTGCAGAGCACCCAAAAAGGAAGTGCCTGTCCAAATTGCTGTTTAGTATCTTCAAGGATACACAGCTATTACACCAGAAAGTTTAATGATCTACCTTCGTTCGGAAAATCCTCGAGAATATTACTCAGGGCCCGTAAGTTTTATTGCCTCACCGATGAATGTCCATTAAAGGTATTTACCGAAAGGTTCGATAACCATTTCCGGTCATATCAGCGGAAAACGGAGAGATTACAGGACAGACTACTGAACATAGCAATTGAAGCCGGTGGAAAATCCGGCGAAAGAATATGTGGTGAATTTTCTATACCGGTAAGTGATACAACCTTATTACGTATAATAGACCGAGCACAACTTCCCAAAAGCAATGAAGTGGTAGCTTTAGGCGTAGATGACTGGGCTATCCGAAAACGGGAGCGTTACGGCAGTATACTCGTAGATTTAGCAGCAAACAGACCGATTGGCCTGCTCGGCGACAGGGAAGAGAAGACCCTTTCCGGTTGGCTGAAAGAGCGGCATAAGATACAGGTCATTTCAAGGGACAGGTATGGCAATTATCAACGTGGTTCAACGAAAGGTGCACCGCAGGCCATCCAGGTAACGGATCGCTGGCACCTGTTGAAAAACCTTGGAGAGGCGGTCCGGAAAATCCTGGACAGGGAACACGCAGCCATGAAAAGAGTAAGGGATGTCCAAAGTGAAATAAGTCATGCATCTCCACGCATATTGAAAAGTATGGCTTCGCCACGTCAGCAGGAAAAGTTCCGGGAGGTGAAGCGATTGTTACAACAGGACATTCCGATCAGGGAAATAGCCAGAAGGTTTAAGATGAGCCGTATAACAGTCAGAAAATATAAACACTGCGAGGAACTTCCGCGAAAAACGTACATCTCACCGACAGGGCTGGAGGAACACCTTGGTTATATAAAGAAAAGGAAAGCAGAAAATCCGGCAATCCAGCTAAGACAGTTACATACTGAACTTAAAGGCCGCGGATATCAGGGTGCATACTCTACCTTATCCGACGGGCTGGCCAGGCATAGTCTGGCAATGGGTAAGAAAAAGGGAATAAAAACTGTGTTGCCCTCGGATCTCAGTCTCTGGAGACCATCGAGAAGTGCTATGCTCTTTTTCAATGATCCCAAAAAACTTTCTGGGGATGAACCGAATATATTGAATCAGCTCTGTACGGCCTCAATTGTATTGAGGAAATCGCTATTTTTTATAAGACAATTCCGTCAAATGATGTTTAAAGATCAATCTAGCTCGGGCTTACAGGATTGGATACAGAGCGTAAGTGATTCCTCGATTCCGGAATTATGTGGTTTTGCAAAAGGGCTCCGACAAGATTTCGCGGCAATCAAAAATGCATTCGATCTACCATGGAGCAACGGCCCGGTTGAAGGAAACGTGAATAAGTTAAAGACCCTGAAAAGACAGATGTATGGACGTTGCTCACTTCGCTTACTGGAGAAAAGGCTGATACTAGCTCCTTCGTAA
- a CDS encoding type I restriction endonuclease: MDFKDEIQQFAKRVDRLLPQIKTEEATKTSLIMPFLRILGYDVFDPFEVHPEFVADIGIKKGEKVDYAILKDDKPVILIECKHYADGLDPHNSQLFRYFHTTEAKFSLLTNGLEYRFYTDLVTPNKMDEKPFFEFKITEMRDNEIAELRKFHKAVFDLESISNTASDLKFFNEIKILINAEIHNPNEEFVRYFARQVYPGLVTAKVLDQFTTLTKKVFTQIVNDQISERLKSALKKETETTAELAPAPAEPESLIITTQEEIDGFLIVKSILRKEVEVGRIYMRDTQSYCGVLLDDNNRRPICRFYFTANRLRIGLFDKDKKETKHDIQSLDDIYNFSEEIVQSIGYYDKERAA, encoded by the coding sequence ATGGACTTTAAAGATGAAATCCAGCAATTCGCCAAGCGGGTAGACCGCCTGCTTCCGCAGATCAAAACCGAGGAAGCCACCAAAACATCCCTGATTATGCCTTTCCTGCGCATATTGGGCTATGATGTGTTCGATCCCTTTGAGGTACACCCCGAGTTTGTGGCCGATATCGGCATTAAGAAAGGGGAGAAGGTAGATTACGCTATACTGAAGGACGATAAACCCGTTATCCTCATCGAGTGCAAGCATTATGCCGATGGCCTGGATCCGCACAATTCGCAGCTCTTCCGTTATTTCCATACGACAGAAGCCAAGTTCAGCCTGTTGACCAACGGGCTCGAATACCGCTTTTATACCGATCTGGTAACACCCAATAAGATGGACGAAAAGCCCTTCTTTGAATTCAAGATCACCGAGATGCGGGATAATGAGATCGCCGAGCTCCGTAAATTCCATAAGGCCGTTTTCGATCTGGAGAGCATCTCCAATACGGCCAGCGATCTGAAATTCTTCAATGAGATCAAGATCCTGATCAATGCCGAGATCCATAATCCCAATGAGGAGTTTGTACGCTATTTCGCCCGGCAGGTATATCCCGGGCTGGTAACCGCTAAAGTGCTCGATCAGTTTACCACGCTTACCAAGAAAGTATTCACCCAGATCGTGAACGATCAGATCAGCGAAAGGCTGAAGAGTGCCTTGAAGAAAGAAACCGAAACCACTGCAGAGCTTGCTCCAGCGCCTGCCGAACCGGAATCACTGATTATCACCACACAGGAAGAGATCGATGGATTCCTGATCGTGAAGTCTATCCTCCGTAAGGAAGTGGAGGTGGGGCGTATCTATATGCGCGATACGCAGTCGTATTGCGGTGTACTGTTGGACGATAATAACCGAAGACCCATCTGCCGCTTTTATTTCACGGCAAACCGCTTAAGGATCGGTTTATTCGATAAGGATAAAAAGGAAACCAAACACGATATCCAAAGCCTGGATGATATCTATAATTTTTCTGAGGAGATTGTGCAGAGTATAGGGTATTATGATAAAGAGAGGGCGGCTTAG
- a CDS encoding helix-turn-helix domain-containing protein: MTELKIMKILREANGYSQEYTASYLKISQNTYSKIENGQIRLTIDRMKKLAQLYNVPANVFLSEDLPVVNFNTGSHSRTIISTQEYNESEHKTVIKLYERFIKEKDEQIEALKKQNEKLSKENERLLSHLIDDKTT; this comes from the coding sequence ATGACCGAATTAAAAATCATGAAAATTCTCAGGGAGGCAAATGGGTATAGTCAGGAATACACAGCATCCTATTTAAAGATAAGTCAGAATACCTACTCGAAAATCGAAAATGGTCAAATCCGTTTGACAATTGACCGAATGAAGAAACTCGCACAACTATATAATGTGCCTGCGAATGTTTTTCTTTCAGAAGATTTGCCAGTAGTTAATTTCAATACAGGATCACACAGCCGAACAATTATTAGCACGCAGGAATACAATGAATCTGAGCACAAAACTGTCATTAAACTATACGAGCGATTTATAAAAGAAAAAGACGAGCAAATTGAAGCTTTGAAAAAGCAAAATGAGAAACTGTCCAAGGAAAACGAAAGGTTATTATCTCATCTCATCGACGATAAAACAACCTAA
- a CDS encoding SDR family oxidoreductase: MIYSRLNAVFFTFWLHQKSFWILPIPDAYRPLYHHIKKGKMDLKNSTILITGGSSGIGLEMVKQLTQEGATLIITGRNVDTLNSAKAQYPNVHTFQSDVSKPSDIEQLYNDVIKLFPKLNIIVNNAGAMRLIDLRDSSRDIADLASEIDINLTGTVQMVHRFLPHLLEQPTAAIVNVSSGIAYMPYSAAPIYSATKAGVRAYTRALRLQLQDTGVEVFEMIPPGVNTNLQRDWVIQPKPSQMMDADKMVNIVVKSLKNDTLEIKPLLIKVIGTLSRIAPGMLIRFGHKEFKRFRERSKAV; this comes from the coding sequence TTGATATATAGTCGTCTAAACGCTGTTTTTTTTACTTTTTGGCTACATCAAAAGTCGTTTTGGATACTTCCGATTCCCGATGCATACAGACCTTTGTATCATCATATAAAAAAAGGAAAGATGGATTTAAAAAACAGCACGATACTCATTACAGGCGGTTCCAGCGGGATTGGTCTGGAAATGGTCAAGCAGCTCACTCAAGAGGGGGCCACGCTTATAATAACAGGTAGAAACGTCGATACGCTAAATAGTGCCAAAGCGCAGTACCCGAATGTGCACACGTTTCAGAGCGATGTGAGTAAGCCCAGTGACATCGAACAATTGTACAACGATGTCATCAAGCTATTCCCGAAACTGAACATCATCGTCAATAACGCGGGTGCGATGCGATTGATCGACCTCCGGGATTCTTCCCGAGATATAGCGGATCTTGCCAGTGAAATCGACATTAACCTTACGGGAACCGTGCAAATGGTACACCGGTTTCTGCCCCACCTGTTAGAACAACCAACTGCAGCAATCGTCAATGTGTCCTCCGGGATTGCCTATATGCCCTACTCAGCGGCGCCAATATACAGTGCTACCAAAGCCGGAGTGCGTGCCTATACACGCGCCCTGCGACTGCAATTGCAGGACACCGGTGTAGAAGTTTTCGAGATGATCCCTCCGGGAGTAAACACCAACCTACAGCGCGATTGGGTAATACAGCCCAAACCAAGCCAGATGATGGATGCGGATAAAATGGTGAACATCGTCGTGAAATCCCTTAAGAACGACACGTTGGAAATCAAGCCGCTTTTAATAAAAGTCATCGGTACGTTGAGCCGCATTGCCCCCGGTATGCTGATCAGATTTGGGCATAAAGAGTTTAAGCGGTTCAGGGAAAGATCAAAAGCAGTATAG
- a CDS encoding Rpn family recombination-promoting nuclease/putative transposase has protein sequence MDSERDKWFYPLKHISNMDKIPKFLDKLNRMERMSYEASLKTKWDTQNAFDYAIKEAAKRAAKEATKKTQEEERTKAEQERLESAKSLKQSGVAIHLIAESFKLPLEVVEKL, from the coding sequence TTGGACAGCGAGCGGGATAAATGGTTCTATCCGCTCAAGCATATCAGCAATATGGACAAGATCCCAAAGTTTTTGGATAAGCTTAACAGGATGGAACGTATGTCATACGAAGCAAGTTTAAAAACCAAATGGGATACCCAGAATGCCTTTGATTATGCGATAAAAGAAGCAGCAAAAAGGGCTGCAAAGGAAGCGACAAAGAAAACGCAGGAAGAAGAACGTACCAAAGCAGAACAGGAGCGGCTTGAGTCGGCAAAATCCTTAAAGCAGTCTGGTGTTGCTATTCATCTGATTGCTGAAAGCTTTAAATTACCTTTGGAAGTTGTAGAGAAGTTATAA
- a CDS encoding AraC family transcriptional regulator, with the protein MAKSTPYRIKSITEIHRLMGMPKPLHPLIGWVDLSKMPKDSGIDAVIFELYVITMKRGCDKLLYGQQKYDFNEGVLAFLSPGQILSGEAGGVPVNLEGWMLFIHPDFFWGTTLAAKIRKYEYFDYAVSEALFLSDREEAIINDIVKNIQHEYQSNIDKFSQDIILSHVETLLNYAERFYQRQFITRSITNHHVLDRLETLLTDYFDNDNLITRGLPTVQYISNNLNISPTYLRGLLKSLTGLNTQQHIHEKLIEKAKHKLSTTELSVSEIAYELGFEHPQSFNKLFKSKAKVSPLEFRARFN; encoded by the coding sequence ATGGCGAAATCAACACCGTACAGGATAAAAAGTATCACCGAGATACATCGCCTGATGGGAATGCCCAAGCCACTGCATCCCCTCATCGGGTGGGTGGATCTCAGCAAAATGCCGAAAGATTCGGGCATCGATGCCGTGATATTTGAACTGTATGTGATCACGATGAAAAGAGGATGCGATAAACTGCTTTACGGGCAGCAGAAATACGACTTCAATGAAGGTGTTTTGGCTTTCCTTTCTCCGGGACAGATCTTGAGTGGGGAAGCCGGTGGTGTGCCCGTTAACCTAGAGGGCTGGATGCTGTTCATACATCCTGATTTTTTTTGGGGGACTACGCTTGCCGCGAAAATCCGTAAATATGAATACTTTGATTATGCAGTCAGTGAAGCGCTGTTCCTTTCTGACAGGGAAGAAGCTATCATTAATGATATTGTGAAGAACATTCAGCATGAGTATCAATCCAACATTGATAAGTTCAGTCAGGATATTATACTATCGCATGTAGAAACGTTACTAAATTATGCCGAGCGGTTCTATCAACGGCAGTTCATCACAAGGAGTATTACCAACCACCATGTACTGGATCGTCTGGAAACATTGCTGACAGATTATTTCGATAATGACAATCTGATAACAAGGGGACTTCCAACGGTGCAGTACATCTCAAACAACCTGAATATCTCGCCGACGTATTTACGCGGTCTGCTAAAAAGTCTAACAGGGTTGAATACACAGCAGCACATACACGAAAAGCTGATTGAAAAGGCTAAGCACAAATTATCGACTACGGAACTGTCTGTTAGTGAGATAGCTTACGAACTTGGATTTGAACATCCGCAAAGTTTCAATAAGCTTTTTAAAAGCAAAGCTAAAGTAAGTCCGCTGGAATTTCGGGCAAGGTTTAATTAA
- a CDS encoding reverse transcriptase domain-containing protein, producing MIPKPDWLQSKGYMHITPSLNVESNWKIYMHKIKSPSYIAKYAFYPLIHRILSDRKYKKPNQKKHIGNKRAHSHKIIGKNTVERSVKKRPLHYASHFDSLIYSYYAHELGKLYEKKLKEDPELNKAVLAYRTIPVNETTEKGKSNIHFAREVLDEIKSCVEKYGKISALAIDLKSFFSSISHKHLYKIWSNLLEEEALPADHYNVFKACTNFSYVLYNDLKKNKTGFDESRLSKIRKSKGFKCFFQSNEEFRKEIREGRLSIYKNPFRRITPEGKKEKIGIPQGLPISAVLANLYLLEFDTTIINELTKKLGVFYRRYSDDILILCSPEQVDTIDKYVNELIVKYEVEISQEKTERFLFRRLVYNKNKDKRITSIRVTQSVSIIDSPLTYLGFEFRGYNTLIKSTNIAKYYRRIIEIIKRRSRRAIKLSQHNPTVPRAVYINQIKKLYNTPLKHANKTEAKQVFRRRYSLIVNERGDFVFKHFDLESKNQSNYMSYIRRCKKEFESNSFSRQLRKRRQIIGQAINKHLVNKK from the coding sequence ATGATCCCTAAACCTGACTGGCTTCAAAGCAAAGGATATATGCACATTACTCCTTCTCTAAATGTTGAGAGTAATTGGAAAATTTATATGCATAAAATAAAATCTCCAAGTTATATTGCTAAATATGCATTTTACCCCCTAATACATCGGATACTCTCAGATCGTAAGTATAAAAAACCAAATCAAAAAAAGCATATAGGAAACAAAAGAGCACATAGTCACAAGATAATCGGCAAGAACACCGTGGAGCGAAGTGTAAAAAAGAGACCATTGCATTATGCCAGCCATTTCGATTCACTGATTTATTCCTACTACGCTCATGAATTAGGGAAACTCTACGAAAAAAAATTGAAAGAAGACCCAGAATTGAATAAAGCTGTACTCGCCTACAGGACAATCCCCGTAAATGAAACCACCGAAAAAGGAAAAAGTAATATTCACTTTGCTCGTGAAGTGCTTGATGAGATTAAAAGTTGTGTTGAAAAGTATGGTAAAATCTCCGCTCTTGCAATTGATCTAAAAAGTTTCTTTTCCTCTATATCACATAAACATCTATATAAGATTTGGTCTAATTTATTAGAAGAGGAAGCTCTACCGGCTGATCACTATAATGTCTTTAAGGCCTGTACTAACTTCAGTTATGTTCTTTATAATGATTTAAAAAAGAATAAAACCGGTTTCGATGAATCACGTCTCTCTAAAATAAGAAAAAGTAAGGGCTTTAAATGCTTTTTCCAATCGAACGAAGAGTTCCGAAAAGAGATAAGAGAAGGAAGATTAAGTATCTACAAAAATCCTTTCAGAAGAATAACCCCAGAAGGAAAGAAAGAGAAGATCGGAATTCCACAGGGGCTTCCTATAAGCGCAGTATTAGCAAATCTATATCTGCTTGAGTTTGACACTACAATTATCAACGAACTAACTAAAAAGCTAGGGGTATTTTATAGAAGGTATTCGGATGATATATTGATTCTGTGTTCCCCAGAACAGGTTGATACGATTGATAAATATGTTAACGAGTTAATCGTGAAGTATGAAGTCGAAATCAGTCAAGAAAAAACAGAGCGATTTCTTTTCAGAAGATTAGTTTACAACAAAAATAAAGATAAAAGAATCACCTCGATTAGGGTAACCCAGTCGGTTTCTATTATAGATTCTCCATTAACTTATTTGGGCTTTGAATTTCGAGGTTACAACACTTTGATAAAATCCACCAATATCGCAAAATACTACAGGCGAATTATCGAAATAATAAAGAGGCGATCAAGAAGAGCGATAAAATTGTCGCAGCATAACCCAACAGTTCCAAGAGCCGTATACATTAATCAAATTAAGAAGCTATATAATACCCCGTTGAAACACGCTAACAAAACCGAAGCTAAACAAGTATTTAGAAGAAGATACTCATTAATAGTGAACGAACGTGGTGATTTTGTCTTCAAGCATTTTGACTTGGAGAGTAAGAATCAATCGAACTACATGTCTTATATCAGGAGGTGTAAAAAAGAATTTGAATCAAATTCTTTTTCACGACAACTACGAAAACGTAGACAGATTATTGGTCAGGCTATTAATAAGCATTTGGTGAATAAGAAATAA
- a CDS encoding helix-turn-helix transcriptional regulator: MTKTLLENLRIENKYEKDQLAAVIDVSISEYALIESGVVKPTFDQAGKLGAYYGIDPKHILGVSDSTNYNIGTYSRTIYSVNYYESEEKDSEK; the protein is encoded by the coding sequence ATGACCAAAACTTTACTGGAAAATCTGAGAATCGAAAACAAATATGAGAAGGATCAATTGGCGGCTGTAATAGATGTATCTATTTCCGAATACGCGCTCATTGAGAGTGGAGTCGTTAAACCAACGTTCGATCAAGCAGGTAAACTTGGAGCCTATTATGGAATTGATCCTAAACATATCTTGGGTGTATCAGATAGTACTAATTATAATATCGGAACTTACAGTAGAACCATATATTCTGTCAACTATTATGAGAGCGAAGAAAAAGATTCAGAGAAATAA